Genomic DNA from Niabella ginsenosidivorans:
GCCCTTCATCCAGGCATCTGTTAATAAGGATATGGCATGATTGCCGATCATTACTCCTGACATGCCCGGGTTGGACCAGGTGGGGAAAAAACCGTATTGCTCCTGTGCATCCAGCAGGGATTGCATATACCGGCCCTGCATGGTCGGGTGTAAAATATTGCTTAAAGGAAATTGCGCCCGGAAAGTGTCCCAGAACCCGTTGTCGGTATACATATAGCCATCATGCACTTTTGCATCATACGGGCTGAAATAATACGGCGACCCGTCCTCCTTCAGATCGTAAAATTTGTGGCTGAACAAATTAGCCCGGAACAAACAGGAATAAAAGGTAGCTTTATCATCTTCTGTCCCCCCTTCTACCTTCATCCGGCCCAGTAAGGTATTCCATGTTTTATCTGCCGCCTGCCGCGCCTCTTCAAATTTGCGGAAACCTCCCAGCTCCTGTTTCAGATTCAATGCAGCCTGTTCCGGGCTGATGTATGAAGAGCTTACCCTTACCTGCACCACCGTACCTGGTTTAAACCGGATAAAAGCCCCCTGCTTTTCTCCGGAGGCCGAACTGTTTTTGGGAGTTATTGTTTTCCCCTCATTACTCCAGGTACCATAACCGGCAAAAGGCTGATCAAATTCGATCACAAAATAGTTCTTAAATTCCTTGGGAATAAAGGTGCCGTTGGTTACATAGCCGATCAGCTTTTTCTGTTCCGGTACAATGGTCACCGATGAAAATTTGGTATATCCGTCAAACACCAGAAACGCATCGCCTTCTTTTGGGAAGGAAAAGCGCATATAAGCCGCCCTCTCAGTAGGCGTAATTTCAGAAACGATCCCGTTATCAAACCGGACCTTATAGTAGGACGGTTTGGCAATTTCATTTGCATGCCGGAAAGGTATGGCCCGTTCTTCCTCATTTACTTTCAGGCTTCCCCAAACCGGCATCAGGGAAAAAACCCCATAATCACCCATCCAGGGGCTGCACTGGTGCACCTGCTGAAAGCCTCTTATGGTAGTGGCTTTATAAGTATATTTCCATCCATCGCCATTTTTACCGGTCTGTGGCGACCAGGAGTGGACCGGGAATGGCAGCGCTATCGTTGGGTACACATTTCCATAAGACAGGTCCCAACCGGAGTTGGTTCCCTGCAGGGTGCTCACATAATCTACCAGTTGTTTTTTTTGCGCGTGCGTAGTTATACAAAAAAGTAAAAAACAAACCGCTTTGATAAAACTCTTTTTATAAAATAAGAACATAATCAGTTAATTGAAAAATCAGCAACCAGTAAATTCGATTTTAAAAGCCGCAGTGCCTTGCTGATGTGCTTTTCCACTGTGCTGACTGATATTCCCATATAGCCGGAAATGTCCTTATAAGACAGCTCTTCACTACGGCTCAGCAGGAAGGCGGTTTTGCACTTATCGGGCAACGCGTTTATAGAAAGCTGAATGTTCGTATTCAGGTCTTTTACCTCACAATCAAAATGACTGTTTTCCGGGGAAATTAACTGCCCCTGGAAAAAAAGATGCCGCCGGTAGGCATTCCGTACCCCGGAAGAACGGAACTCGTTCAATATTTTGAACTTTATGGCTTTGAGAAGGTAATATTTCAGGGAGATCTTAATATCAATTTGTTCTCTCCGGCAGTACAGGTTCAGGAAAATCTCCTGTACAATATCCTCCGCCACCTGGGTGGATTCCAGCATTTTTTCAGCCAGTGACTTCAGCAGGCCCCGGTAGCGTTTATAGATCTCGTCAAAGGCCCTATTATCCTCTTTTTTCAAAAGCAAAAAAAGCTCCTCGTCAGACAATGTTTTGTAATAGCTGCCCATTTTAATCATAGCAATCGATTTATATTACGGAACAATCGTTTTTCTGTGAAAAATACCGATTGCAATATTGAAAATAGATTGAAACAAATCGGCCTGTTTTTGTTTCAAATATCTCCTTTTTTGTCTCATTCTTCTTTCTCCTCTATAACAACAGCGCCACCATTTGCATGAATTCAATTACTTTGTTGTATCATTTATACGGGATACGTCATATGAGGAAACGACTGTTACTTTTTTTGATCCTTTCTTTTTGTGGAATTTTTAATGGCATTTCACAATCCTATTATTTTACCCATTACCAGGTAGAAGACGGGCTGTCCAATAACGCGGTATTGTGCATGATGCAGGATAAACTGGGCTTTATGTGGTTTGGCACACGCGATGGGTTAAACCGGTTTGACGGGTTGTCCTATAAAATATTCCGGAACAACCCTTCTGATCAGCGCACCATTGGGAGTAACGCCATTATCAGTTTATCTGAAGCGCCTGATAAAAAAATATGGGTGGGTACCGAAAAAGGGCTTTATATTTTTGATGAGCTCACAGAAGAATTTGAGCCCTTCAAACCCGCCGGCAACGGGGCGGTTCAATCCGTAAAGGTAATTGGGGATGAGGTTTATTATATTACCCTGTATGTTCTGTACAGTTATAATACCAAAACCAAGCAGCTCCACACCTATTCATTCCAGAAAGAGGTTACCGCATTTGCACGGTTCAGCGACGGCAGTTTATGGATCACCACCTCTACCGGCATTATTGCACGGTATAATCCGGGCCGGAACAGCTTTGACAAAACCTATGACCTGTTCAGCAGGTCGGCACATCCCGTCTCCAAATGGATACAGTCTGTTTGTGAATTGGGAAACGGGTTGGCACTGGCAGGAACCTCCAACGAGGGGTTAAAGCTGCTGGATACCCGTACCGGCGCCTATAAAAACCTGATCACCTATAACCCGGATAAAACGGATATTACCGTTATGGACATCCTGAAAGCCGGTACGCATGAGTATTGGGTGGCCACACAGTCGGGCATCTATATCATCGACCCGTTTACCAGTCAGTATCATTACATCCGTAAAAAATACGAAGATCCCTATTCGCTTTCTGATAACATTGTACAGGCACTTTGCAAAGACCGGCAGGGAGGTATATGGGCCAGCACCTACTTTGGAGGGGTCAATTATTATTCCAAGGACCAGATGCTCTTTAAAAAATATTTTCCCAAAACAAGCGAAAACTCCATCAGTGGTTATGCCGTGGGGGATATCCGCAAAGATAAGAACGGCCTGTTATGGATCGCAACAGAAGACGCCGGGTTGAACCGGTTTGATCCAAAGACATCAACTTTTAAAAACTTCAACCCAGCCATCAATAAAAACACGATCTCTTATTCCAACGTGCAGAGTTTACTGGTTACAGAAGACGCCATATGGGCCGGTACCTACTTACACGGGCTGGATCTGCTGGATCTGAACGGCAACCGGCTGCACAATTACAACACGTTAAACGCTGCCATAGGAAGCAATTTTATCGGCTCCCTGATAAAAACCCGGCAGGGGACTATTATTGCAGCAACAGACAAGGGTGCCTTTATTTTTTCCAAACCGGAAAATACCTTCCACCGTATTACACAGCTGCCAAATACATTTTTCAGAACACTCCATGAAGACCCCCAGGGCAACATCTGGGCCGGTACCTATGGCAACGGTGTGTACAAATACCAGCCTCAAACCCAAAACGTATGCCATTATGTATTCTCGATCAACAATAACAAAAGCCTTGCCTGTAACATCACCAATGCTATTTATTACAGCGCTGATAGCATTACCTGGCTGGCAACGGAGGGTGGTTTATGCCGCTTTGACGAGCAGACCCGTCAATTAAAGATTTATACCACCCAGGAGGGCCTGCCTGCCAATGTTATTTATACCATACTGGAAGACGGCAAAAAAAATCTCTGGCTCAGTACCTCAAAAGGGCTGGTCCGTTTTACCCCGGCAACCGGGCATATGCAGCTCTTTTCAAAATCACAGGGTTTGCTGACGGACCAGTTCAATTACCGCTCTGCATACAGAGACAACGATGGTACCCTGTATTTTGGAAGTGTAAAAGGCATGATCAGCTTTCACCCTGATTCTATTCCTGATGTACAATTCTCCGCACCTGTGTACATAACAGGTTTCCAGATCTATAATAAAGAGTTGCCGATCAACGCCGGTCATTCACCGTTAAAACAATCCATTTTATTTACCCGAAAATTAACATTGTCCCATAACCAGTCCACATTTAGTATTGATTTTGCAAGTGTAGACTATAATTCCCCGCTTACCATACAATATGCCTACCAGATGGTGGGGCTGGATAAAGGCTGGAACTATTTATCCAGCAACCGGAAGGCCTATTATACGGAGCTGGCGCCCGGTCAATACACGTTTATCGTAAAAACCATTACAGATGATACCGGTAAGCCCGTTGATTTTGCACAGCTTGAAATCGAGATCCTGCCCCCCTTGTGGCAAACCTGGGAAGCTTATGTGCTTTATGCAGTCACCGGGTTGCTGCTTATTTTCCTGACAATAAAATTCTTTATCAACCGGTCTAAAGAACGGCATAAAAGAAGAATGGAAAAATTAGCCTTTGAAAAAGAAAAGGAGCATTATGAAGATAAAATAGATTTTTTCACCAATGTGGCGCATGAGATCAAAACACCTCTTACCCTGATCAAAGGCCCTATGGAAAATATTATGGACGAGATAGAAGCTACTTCTCCCATAAAAAAGAACCTGGAGCTGATGAGCCGCAATACCGACCGGCTGACGCACCTGGCCAACCAGATCCTTGATTTCAGGAAGATTGAAACGCATGGCTTTCACCTGAATTATACCACCGTGAACATTTCGGAACTGTTACAGGAGCTCTTTTCCCGGTTTCAACCCATTGCCGCGTATAACCACCTCTCTTTTGAATTGCAGGCAGAACCGGATGTGTTTGCTTATGCGGATGAAGAAGCGCTGAATAAAATATTCGGCAACCTGATCGACAATGCGGTGAAATATGCCCGGAGCTTTGTACGGGTTCACTTAGCCTATACCAATGAGCACAACAGTTATAAAGCCCGTTTTATCAACGACGGGTTTGTTATTCCGGAGGAAGACCGGGATAAAGTATTTGAAAGTTTTTACCGCGTTAAGGACACGTCCGGCCAGTCAGGAACGGGCATTGGTCTTACGTTAAGCCGTACGCTGGCCGAAATGCATAATGGGCGCTTATTTATAGATCCTGATCAGCAGGAGGTCAATGTATTTGTGCTGGTACTACCTTTGAACCCTCAAACCCAAAAACCGGAAATAGTATGAAGGCTGTAATTCTATTGGTTGAAGACAACAGGGAGATCCTGGATTTTATTGAAAGCAACCTGTGCGATCAATATACCGTAAAGAAAACCGCCAATGGCAAGGAGGCACTGGAGGTGCTCCGGAACGAAATAGTGGATCTGATCGTAAGTGATGTGATGATGCCCCAGATGGATGGGTTTGAATTATGCCGGATCATTAAATCCGATGTGGAGCTCAGCCACCTGCCCTGCATCCTGTTAACCGCCAAAAATACCTTGCAGGCACGCCTGCAGGGACTGGAGCTTGGGGCAGACGTCTATATAGAAAAACCCTTTTCACCTAAACACCTGAAAATACAGATCTCCAACCTGCTGGAGAACCGCAATAAAATAAAAAACTATTTTGCCAACTCACCCCTTGCCCAGCTAAAAACGATCGCCCATACAAAAGCCGATGAAAAATTTTTAGAAACAGTGAACCATATTATAGAAGAGCATTTGCAGGAGCCGGAGCTGGATGTGGACCGCCTGGCCCGGTACCTGAACATGAGCCGGCCTACTTTTTACCGGAAAATCAATGCGATCTCGGACCTAACGCCTAATGACCTTATCAACCTCACCCGGCTGAAAAAAGCCGCCCGGCTGATGAGCGATGGCCATAACATCAATGAAGTATCCGAAATGGTGGGGTATAATTCCCCCAAGATCTTCAGCAAAAATTTTGAGAAACAATTCGGCATGATGCCTTCAGAATATATCTCCGGCCATTTAAAGGGATAAGGGGAATAATACCATTTAAACTTTTAATTCGTCAGGATCTGACAGTGTTCTTTCAATGTAAATGGCATAAAAACCCTGTAACATCAGCAAAAAAGGAACCAGGAAGGTTTTCTTCAGACAGTCTTAAACCGGGCAGCGCCCGTTTATTTGATATAACCAAATTCTTTTAAAAAACGGGTAAGCTGCTCCAGGGTTTCGTTATAATATTTTGATCCCCTGTTATAATTGAAAAAGCCATGTCCCTGGCCTTCATACAACAGCAGATCACAACGGCTGCCTACCTCCTGCATTTTTTGCTGGTACTGTTTTGCTATTGCTACAGGAACCAATTTGTCCCGCGTTCCCAAAAAAATAATAGCAGGCGCCGCACCTTTCTTAATATTATGAAAGGGCGAAATTTCCCGGAACCGGTCCTTGAACAGGTCGTAACCATAATTACCGGGTCCATTGTTCAATACCGGGTTAAACAAGGCCAGCAGATCGGGCCGCGCATTGATATGAAGGTCATCTGTTGCCTCATCAATTTGCGTAAGATCGGCCGCTGCTGCTATATGCCCACCGGCAGAACCACCGGCTGCGGCAATTTTATCCGGGTCAATGCCCAATGCTGCGCTATGGCCCCTCAGATAACGGATGGCAGAACGCCCATCCTTTACGCTTTCAAACGGAGTGGTTCCCTGTCTTGATTTTACCCTGTAGTCTGGTGTTATGGCGATCATTCCTTTTGAAGCGAAAAACAACGCCTGGTTTTTAAACTGGTCCATAGTGCCCTCTGCCCATCCACCGCCAAAGAAAAATATGATGGCCGGATATTTTGCTCCTTTTTTATAATCCGCCGGGTAATAAATTTTCATTTTGAGCTGCGTGGCGTCTGTTGTTTTATACGTTATTTCCACCACAGAAGGCTGCGCAGATACAATGACAGCACCAAACAGCATTATAATAAAAAT
This window encodes:
- a CDS encoding GH92 family glycosyl hydrolase; protein product: MFLFYKKSFIKAVCFLLFCITTHAQKKQLVDYVSTLQGTNSGWDLSYGNVYPTIALPFPVHSWSPQTGKNGDGWKYTYKATTIRGFQQVHQCSPWMGDYGVFSLMPVWGSLKVNEEERAIPFRHANEIAKPSYYKVRFDNGIVSEITPTERAAYMRFSFPKEGDAFLVFDGYTKFSSVTIVPEQKKLIGYVTNGTFIPKEFKNYFVIEFDQPFAGYGTWSNEGKTITPKNSSASGEKQGAFIRFKPGTVVQVRVSSSYISPEQAALNLKQELGGFRKFEEARQAADKTWNTLLGRMKVEGGTEDDKATFYSCLFRANLFSHKFYDLKEDGSPYYFSPYDAKVHDGYMYTDNGFWDTFRAQFPLSNILHPTMQGRYMQSLLDAQEQYGFFPTWSNPGMSGVMIGNHAISLLTDAWMKGIRTFDPEKVLQAYFHEATNKGPWGGSSGREGHEYWFSLGYIPYKEVSESGAKSLEYAYDDFCGYQLAKATGNRFYENIFARQMFNYKNVFDTTVGFVRGRDKNGNWVPKDFDPVEWGDPFTEGNPWQWSWSVFHDINGLMQLMGGKERFNAKLDSLFTAPNTVKYGSYGHEIHEMKEMVLQDIGQYAHGNEPVQHAAYLYNYSGQPWKAQKQLREIMRKIYNATPDGFPGDEDQGETSSWYVLSALGLYAVCPGTDQYVIGSPMFNRITITLENGKQFTVLAKNNSEKNVYIQSAKLNGKIYDRNWITYADITNGGVLELEMSAVPNKERGTGPDAVPFSVSLNH
- a CDS encoding RNA polymerase sigma-70 factor produces the protein MIKMGSYYKTLSDEELFLLLKKEDNRAFDEIYKRYRGLLKSLAEKMLESTQVAEDIVQEIFLNLYCRREQIDIKISLKYYLLKAIKFKILNEFRSSGVRNAYRRHLFFQGQLISPENSHFDCEVKDLNTNIQLSINALPDKCKTAFLLSRSEELSYKDISGYMGISVSTVEKHISKALRLLKSNLLVADFSIN
- a CDS encoding ligand-binding sensor domain-containing protein — encoded protein: MRKRLLLFLILSFCGIFNGISQSYYFTHYQVEDGLSNNAVLCMMQDKLGFMWFGTRDGLNRFDGLSYKIFRNNPSDQRTIGSNAIISLSEAPDKKIWVGTEKGLYIFDELTEEFEPFKPAGNGAVQSVKVIGDEVYYITLYVLYSYNTKTKQLHTYSFQKEVTAFARFSDGSLWITTSTGIIARYNPGRNSFDKTYDLFSRSAHPVSKWIQSVCELGNGLALAGTSNEGLKLLDTRTGAYKNLITYNPDKTDITVMDILKAGTHEYWVATQSGIYIIDPFTSQYHYIRKKYEDPYSLSDNIVQALCKDRQGGIWASTYFGGVNYYSKDQMLFKKYFPKTSENSISGYAVGDIRKDKNGLLWIATEDAGLNRFDPKTSTFKNFNPAINKNTISYSNVQSLLVTEDAIWAGTYLHGLDLLDLNGNRLHNYNTLNAAIGSNFIGSLIKTRQGTIIAATDKGAFIFSKPENTFHRITQLPNTFFRTLHEDPQGNIWAGTYGNGVYKYQPQTQNVCHYVFSINNNKSLACNITNAIYYSADSITWLATEGGLCRFDEQTRQLKIYTTQEGLPANVIYTILEDGKKNLWLSTSKGLVRFTPATGHMQLFSKSQGLLTDQFNYRSAYRDNDGTLYFGSVKGMISFHPDSIPDVQFSAPVYITGFQIYNKELPINAGHSPLKQSILFTRKLTLSHNQSTFSIDFASVDYNSPLTIQYAYQMVGLDKGWNYLSSNRKAYYTELAPGQYTFIVKTITDDTGKPVDFAQLEIEILPPLWQTWEAYVLYAVTGLLLIFLTIKFFINRSKERHKRRMEKLAFEKEKEHYEDKIDFFTNVAHEIKTPLTLIKGPMENIMDEIEATSPIKKNLELMSRNTDRLTHLANQILDFRKIETHGFHLNYTTVNISELLQELFSRFQPIAAYNHLSFELQAEPDVFAYADEEALNKIFGNLIDNAVKYARSFVRVHLAYTNEHNSYKARFINDGFVIPEEDRDKVFESFYRVKDTSGQSGTGIGLTLSRTLAEMHNGRLFIDPDQQEVNVFVLVLPLNPQTQKPEIV
- a CDS encoding response regulator transcription factor; its protein translation is MKAVILLVEDNREILDFIESNLCDQYTVKKTANGKEALEVLRNEIVDLIVSDVMMPQMDGFELCRIIKSDVELSHLPCILLTAKNTLQARLQGLELGADVYIEKPFSPKHLKIQISNLLENRNKIKNYFANSPLAQLKTIAHTKADEKFLETVNHIIEEHLQEPELDVDRLARYLNMSRPTFYRKINAISDLTPNDLINLTRLKKAARLMSDGHNINEVSEMVGYNSPKIFSKNFEKQFGMMPSEYISGHLKG
- a CDS encoding alpha/beta hydrolase, coding for MMKKSIYIFIIMLFGAVIVSAQPSVVEITYKTTDATQLKMKIYYPADYKKGAKYPAIIFFFGGGWAEGTMDQFKNQALFFASKGMIAITPDYRVKSRQGTTPFESVKDGRSAIRYLRGHSAALGIDPDKIAAAGGSAGGHIAAAADLTQIDEATDDLHINARPDLLALFNPVLNNGPGNYGYDLFKDRFREISPFHNIKKGAAPAIIFLGTRDKLVPVAIAKQYQQKMQEVGSRCDLLLYEGQGHGFFNYNRGSKYYNETLEQLTRFLKEFGYIK